One Ferviditalea candida genomic window, GTCGTCAAGCACCTCGGGCCATACCGTGCTGCGGGAGTCGTCCACAAACCGGACCATGGATAAATACAGTTCCATGTTTATTTTGACCATATGCTGAATATATTCCTCAGCGGTCATTTGCAGCTGTTTAACCAGCAGATAAAAGTTCATTTTCAAACGGTTCACTTCACAAATCGCTTGGGACAGATGAAAGATCATATCGATTCTTCCGGCCTGGGAGAGCAGCTGATAAAACCTGCCGCTGAAATAATCGCCCGCGAGCACCTTCAACTGCTTGGACCTCACCGCTTCCGGTTCGGAACCGTCACCGGCCGCATTCTGGACAAGCTCATGCGTATCCAGTCCCATCTGAACCAGCGACGTGACCAATGCAGCCAGTTCATTGTGTTCTTTCGATTCCGTTTCTTTATCGAGAAAAAGATACAGAAGCCTGGTTCTGAGATCCGGATATTCGGGAAGAACGGTATGGGATTGTATCATGTCGTAATCGGTATATTTTAGTACCATCTCGCGTATCCGATATTCCATCCTGTCAAGCCTCCGAGCCTTTTATACGGGTTGTCAATTGTTAGCCCAAACCATTATAACATAAGCGATTGCAATTCGCACTCCTTCGGAAATGTGAATTGTTCATACGTCTGTCCTGAAAATTCGCCGCGTCTATGCCGGATACTTATTTTTCCAATTTTGCGTATAGGTCAGGATAGCATGCTGCCGCAAATATTGCTCAGCCGTATCGGGATCAAATTTCCCCGGTAAGGGGAGTCCGGACCGCATGCTTTCTTTTCTCGCGTCCATGGCAATCAGCAGTTGCCCGCTGCCGGAACCTTGCGCATTTGTATCAAGCACTCTGACCATCACCTGTTCTACGTTCCTCGTTTCCAACAAACCCGAACCCGCCAGAACGTACAAGTCATGATAAACATCCGCATGCCCGGCTTCTCCCGATACGGACAGGTCGACGGATAA contains:
- a CDS encoding heptaprenyl diphosphate synthase component 1, with product MEYRIREMVLKYTDYDMIQSHTVLPEYPDLRTRLLYLFLDKETESKEHNELAALVTSLVQMGLDTHELVQNAAGDGSEPEAVRSKQLKVLAGDYFSGRFYQLLSQAGRIDMIFHLSQAICEVNRLKMNFYLLVKQLQMTAEEYIQHMVKINMELYLSMVRFVDDSRSTVWPEVLDDLTRCEVLAQEMKRARKLDSFAGSWGYWHIIQRAPEEEKRRLMDGPSDDSSFSELVSKYEILPQLSLKLEQQLNSLFDKIERFDSERIIRELRELGMSFMRHLTKPAVLP